Genomic window (Eubalaena glacialis isolate mEubGla1 chromosome X, mEubGla1.1.hap2.+ XY, whole genome shotgun sequence):
CAGCGGTCTTTTCCCAACCAGACCCTGGTTTCTGCCATCTGGTCCCTGCCGCCCGCGGAACCCAAGGAGCCGGGTCCCCCGTGCAGCACCCTGcgggcccctccctccccagcacctGTGCGGGGGTCTGCAGTCAGACTGCCCTGCTGGGCCCCACATGCCCGCGCTGTTCGCTCCCTCACACCTCACCCcgacgcccccccgccccccgccacctCCGGACGGGGCTGCGGGACCCCTCCCCAGCCCGGCAGGCAGCAGGCGGGCGGCAGCGTCAACCCGGCCGGTTGCGGTCCCTTCCACAGGCCTGCGCGCTGGGCCGAAAGGGTGCGCCCGGCACAGGCCCCGCCCAGGCCGgctcccccccacccgccccgccccgccccgccccgccccgcccgcctcACCCCCCAGCGCGGAGCGCCAGCTCCTGCCTCGTCTGTCTGCTGGCTTCACGCCCACTTCTCCCAGCCGCTTCAGGCTGAGCCGCCCCGCTCAGGGGCTTGGTTTGGGAGTGGATGGGACACCGCCCCAGGGAGGGGACCACCGGCTCCGCTcggaggctgtggggagggggaggttgcCATGGTGATAGGATGGGGTCTCGGGAGAGGTGCCGTGGAGGGTGCGGTGCAGCTGACCGAGCAGATGCAGCTCTGCTAGGGCTCCGCTTTCTCATTCCCGCACGTCTCCGTactgggggaggggaacaggGACCCCTCCCAAGGGAGGCTGGAGTCCTACTGCATCGGGGCCTCACTGGGGTCCTCTAGTGGACGCCGCGTCTCCCCTGCGCCGGTGGGTGCGGGTTTCAGAAcaggtgtctctctctctcctccgaGGTTCTCGGTGATGCAGAAGCTGTTCCCTCCCATCCCTCACATGAAAGACCATATCAACTGCAAACTTCAGAACGGAAGGACGGTACGTGGTGGCTCCCGCGGGGGACAGATCTGGGGCCAGGTGCCCGCAGCCCCGCCCAGGGAGCAGGGCACTGCTGGCCCTGGAgggtggcctgggaacgtgatggGCAGGGGAGGAGCTGTCTCCAGTCCTGTGACACGGGCGGTCACCCCGAGGGGCGGGTCCGGGAGCCCGTGGGGAGCCCCCCCCCCCGGCCGCGGTGTGTTCTGTGCTGGCCCTGCCCCCGTGGCTTTCCAGGGTGCACTCGCCCCCCCcgtggctctgccactcacctcGACTCCCTCACCCCGCAGATGACCTGGGACCCTGACCAAGACAGCCAGGAGGAGTGTCCAGTGGCCGAGGTGCAGGTTCTGGGGGAAACATGAAGCTGGTGCAGAGGCCCCGCTTTCCGCTAGGCGGAGGGCGCACAGCCTGGTCATGGCTGGTCATGGACGTTTCAAGCAGGGTCAGGGATGGGAAAGCCCAGTGCAATTGACACGGGGTCGCCTcgaggaagaaagaacaaaacatgTGTTGGGCTCATGTCTCGAATAGAGGGCTTTTTTCCTCATCCGTGGCCCCCGGAAGTGGGGGCCACCCCCCAACGCCACTGAGACCCACTTTCCAGCCTCCTGGACTTGGCTGGTGCTCTCCTGTCCACTGGGTTTGCTCCTTCCCAAGTCCGTGAAGGGTCCCTGCCTGCTTGGTTTCTCTATCCTTAACTGAACTTCGTTTTCTTGCTGCATTTCCCCTTTGTAAGCCCCTTAGATCACTTGCGTGACAACGCGGGGCCAGGGGGGTGGTGTCTACATCCCTCCCCTGGCTACGTGTGCGACCCCAGGGAAGGCACACGGGAGACAGGCGTCAAAGCGGCAGGAAAGGGGGTGTCAGGGCAGCGGGGGCAGGCAGGCGCAGAGGAGCGGCCCTGCGTCCAGACGTGGTCGTGGTGGGCAGTGAAGACACCCACCTGTACGCCCACGGAAAAGGACGCCCAAGTGCACAGCCTGGCCCACGGGAACCCGAGTCTCCAAGAGGCAAGGCTTTCCTGGAGGACCTCTAATTTCGTTCCTTTGTTTACACGCTTAACATGTCAAGCTCTGTAGGAAAGAATTCACCCCAGACGGCAGGTGCAGACTTGCTAGCTCTGAGGAAGGCACCCCTGCAGAGCCTGCAGGATGGCGCACGGTCGATGGCCCTCAATGCACACAGGTGGAAGCGTGTCCCAGTTCTGACCCCGCAGTCAGCACAGGTCTGGGTAGACAGACGACGTCCCAGTTCGTCGATGGCCCTCAATGCACACGGGTGGAAGCGTGTCCCAGTTCTGACCCCGCAGTCAGCACAGGTCTGGGTAGACAGACGACGTCCCGGTTCCAAGTGACTCCACCCCGAGGGCCGGGGCACAGGTGGGTCAGAAGCCCAGGCTGCTCCTCGGGATTCCTCTGTGGCGCCGGGCCGGGCGGGACCCATGTGGGTGTGTGGGGGCTGGTGCCGTCCTGTTCCTCACCCGGCACCAGCAAGGTGACCTCGGGGAAAGCCAGCTCCAGCTCGTCTTCTCTGACTGGCCTCACCCTGGTCTGGAGATGGAAGCTCTGCTTTCCGACGAAGCAAGCCGGCCTCGGGGTGGTCCTGCTGTGGCCTGCAGCTGGCttcccctctccagcccctgcaGTGGACCCGTCTGACCTCTCCAAGGTCACTTGGTGCTGGAAGCTCCACGTGGACCCAGGGAACAGTTCTGTTCTTGGGCGGCTCTGTGCGTGACCGTGAGGCCTCAGACTGGTGATGACCCCGCAGGCACAGTCCTGGACCCTGAGAACACCCAAAGCGTCCCCAGAATACACCCCACTCCCCCCACGTTAACATACCAGGACCCTGGGGTCAGCCTGGTAGAGACTCTCAAAGCAAGTTCTCTCCCTGCAGTGAACATCAGGCTTCCTGCAGATACGGCTCAAAGTGGGGGAAAGATGCTTACCTGCCTGGGGGTCGGGCACACCTGAGGGTGCGTGCCCACCTTGCAAGGGATTCCCCAGGGCGGGCACTGGGGGAAGGGAACTTCAGGTTAGGAAGCCCCCGGGTCCCTGCATCCACGGGCTCCCCTCAGCACCCGAGGGGGGCCCCTGGGACAGGACAGGCCACAGACGGGCAGCCAGGGcctgcctccccctctcccccccagCTTGAGACCCCGCTGTTTCCTGCTCCCACCACACAAGGCCGCTCGATTCAGAAACAAAAGCAGCGTCCGTGTGCCCTAATTTTATTGTTTCGCAGCAGAATGCCGGACATAGAACATAATTGCAAATATTCAGCTGTGCAAAAGAGAATAGTGCTTAAGTACAAATAGAGACatgattttcttaaataaatacttaaacacGAGTTGGTCCTACAAGCACCTGGAGTCTACGTCTGGCGAGTAGAGGTGCCTCACCGCCTGTGGACCCACGAAGACGTCACGATTCCCCTCCCCCCGTAATCAATACATGGACCCAGGGCCGACGATCACAAAGAGCCCTCTGCGGGGGCCGCCCCAGCCCTCCGCGAGAACACTGGAATTTCTCGAAGGTCGATGGTCCGTAACAGGTATTCCTCTATGTGGAGGTGTTGGTCGCTGTGGCCGGCGGGCAGGGCGCCTAGATGACCTTCTTCAGCTCATCATACAGGACCAGCACGAAGGCGCcgcccatgccgcggagcacgtTGGACCAGGCACCCTTAAAAAAGGCTCTGCCGCCCTCGTCCTTGAAGATCTTTCGCCAGCAGTCCAAGGTGCCCCTGTACATGATGTCGGCTGCGGGGAGAGAGTGGGGGTCACGGAGAGGATCACACACAGGCGCGAAGCGGACCCCCAGAGACACGGTACCGATGCTGAGCCCCGGCTGCCGCCATCTGGGTGGCTAGGCGTTTCGACCGCAGGAAAAGGAAGCTCTGGACACCCACCGTTCGGGCGGGGATTGAACGCAAACTCAAGCCCCAGCCCCCCCAGGGCCCGGCACACCCGAGGGTCAAGGGCAGAGAGGGGGCAGGCACCTGCCCAGGCTTCCCCCACGAAGCCCGGCTACTTCACTCTGGGACCAAATGctgcccccccaccgccccccacctCGGCACGAACCACCTCACATGCTGGCTCTACACCTCCGAAGGGCTGAACGCCAGGCCGCTCAGCGATCCCCCACCCCCCGAGCACGGGCGGCCGGGAGCAGGGCGGAGACGGTACCTCCTTTGCGCCCCGACTGCATCATCATCCTCCGACGCACGGTGTCGAAGGGGTAGGAGACCACGCCCGCCGCGGCCGTCACCGTCTGCGCGATCATCCAGCTCACCACGATGTGCGTGTTCTTAGGGTCGGGGAGCATGCCTGCAGGGTCACCCTGAGCGTGAGGCCCCAGGGCCGCACACACGGCCGCCCCCAGCTCCACGCGGGGATCCCAGCACCAGGTGACACTAGACCGGCCAGACTGGGGTCACCACACCAGTCAGAGATGGGGAAGCCACCTGCAAGCTGGGAGGACGGCCCCAGAGACCACAGAGACCAACCTGGTACCCGGCGGCAGGGGCCTCTCTAGAGGGAAACAGACGGGCCTTGGGAAGTGGAAGGTTTCACACTTGTTCCACCGCAAAGGTGCCAGCGGGCCTGGGCCCCGACCTCCAGCGTGACTTACTTTACAGGGCGCGAactgtgtcctccccaaaattATACTAAAGCCCCAAACCCCAGAACCTCAGAGTATAACTGTACtaggaaataaaatcttttacagagataattaaagtaaaattagGTCGTCAGGGTGGGTCCTGATCACATAAGAATggcgtccttataagaggagTGCGGGGCATAGACACACACACGGGAACAAccctgtgaagacacagggaggaaaCAACCGTCTAtacgcccaggagagaggcctcgggaagaaccagccctgcccacacctggatctcagattccagtctccaggactgggagacTACAGACGTCTGCTGTTGAAGCCCCCCGCCCAGCACCTTGACAGTCAGCCCCGAGAGCAGAGCGCACTCACCTTTGGCGGTGTCATACACGCCGAAGTACGCGGCCCGGTAGATGATGATGCCCTGCACAGAGACGTTGAAGCCCTGGTACAGCCCCCGGATGCCGTCCGACTTGGTGATCTTCACCAGACAGTCTCCCAGGCCTTTGAACTCCCGCTCCGTGCCGGATTTGCCGACGTCAGCCGCCAGCCGGGTTCTGGCGAAATCCAGGGGGTAGACGAAGCAGAGGGAGGTGGCTCCGGCCGCCCCGCCGGAGGCCAAGTTGCCAGCAAAGTACTTCCAGAACTGCGTGTGCTTGTCCACGCCCCCCAGGAAGATCTGCTTATACTTATCCTTAAAGGCGAAGTTGAGGGCTTGCGTGGGGAAGTAGCGGATGACATTGGCCAGGTTGCCCCTCCAGAAAGACAGCACACCCTGCTCCTTGGGAATGCGCACGATGCAGTCCACGATGCCCTTGTACTGTTTGTCGGCCGCGATCTGCTTGCTGGCGTGCTGTACCTGGGGGCAGAGAGACAGGGTTTTAAACGAGGGCCTAAGTCAGACGCCCCCAAGGACCCCCAACGAAAAGCGCTGTCTTCATAAGACAACACGTGCATGGAGCCTTTAAACTGCCCAAACGTCCTACCGGGAGAAACCCATCTTTTGGTCACTACGGGTCCCTACAAGTGTTACAAACAACAAACCAGCAACGATGTTTCCATTAGCGCTACATTTCTGACAATCCCGCAACAAAGACAGCTTATTCTGGCTCAGAACCGCAAAAGGGGaacaaaaaggggaaaagaacCGAAGCCCAACGAAGGGCACGAGGACTGCCCTAGCGACCCGCTCAACGCCCAAGGTCACGGTCCTCGCGCCGCGGGGCCCGTCCACGCGGCTGCCCCATGCGCATGCGTCCTCTGAACCGTGCCGCAAGGCCCACTGCGCACGCGCGGGCCCGCCCGCGGCCCCAGTTCTGCGCATGCGATAGCGCCCGCGTGACGCGCGCCCGGGCAACCCCCGGAAGCCGGCGGCGCGCGGACAAAGCGGCGCAGCCTCCCGCTTCCGGTGCACGCGGCCTGCCCGGCCCGCTGTCCCCGCGCCCCGGACCCTCGCACCTCGCCCGGCGTCCGCGTGTGCGCAGCCGGCTCCCACCTGTAGCAGCAGCTTGACCCGCTCGATCGGGGCCACGGCCGTCTTAGAGATAGCGGCGGCAATGCCTCCGGCCAGGAAGTCCTTGGCGAATGAGATGGCCTGTTCCGTCATGGTGGCGAGGCGGGCAACGCAGCGGGAAGAGAGCGGAGGGGAGAAGCGGAGAGCCGGAGGGTGGGCACCACTGGTCTGCGCTGCCGCCGCCGAGACCGAAAAGACGGGGCGGCCAGCGCGCAGCCGCTAAGGCGCCCACGCCCCGCCCCGCTCCCCCGCGCGCCGCGCCCATTGGCTGCGCCGccgcccaagccccgccccttcccGCTCGCCTTGCCCCCCACGGGCTTCCGGGAGCAGCTCTGCGCCCCGCCCCTCGCCCTCGAGCGCCGCGCCCATTGGCTGCGCCACCGCCCGCGTCCCTCCACTTCCCGCGCGCCGCGCCCCGGGGTATGTAGGGAGCCGGACCCCGCCCATGCGCCCTGCGGGCCGGGGGGCGCGGCGGCCGCCTTGACCTTATGAAGGTCACGCCGGGCCAGGGGGACGCGACAGACGGCGGTTGCGTAAGGGGAAGGATGGGGGTCGCTGAGTCCCACGCCCGATGTTCATCCTGCCCCGGCCCCGGCATCCCCTTCCTCGGATGCTCGGACCCCTGGGCTCGTCCCGGTGATTCCCGAGTCCCGGCCGCGACCCCAGGGATCGCCCAGCGGGAGGAGCGACAGTTCGCGGGGTCAGGGCCGGAGTAGGAGGCCGCCCCGAGCCCCCCAGGCCCGGTTTCTCGAGGGCTTGCCTGTCCCCTGCCCGGTAGACCCCGGGTCCGCACGTAGGAGCGCCCCCGGAGGACCCCGCCCTGCCGTGGGGTCCCCCGACCCTTACCCCGAGACTCCGGGTGCACTGGGCGCGCCGGGCACTGGGGGGTCCCGGGGGGTCCCTCTCCACCCACCCGGCCGCTTTCCCTGGGCCCTGCCCTTCCGGGGCCCAGTGGGCCTCAGACTCGGGTCCCCCTGCCAGGCCGCGCTCTGCGACGTGGCGGCTCCCAGAGCGACAGGGGCACATGTGCTACCCGAACACGCTCACTGACACATGCACCCACGTTCCCATACCTAGACACGTGCCCACACTTGCCCACGCACACCTGCATACACACGCAGGCAGGCACACATGCCACCCGCAGGAGTAcatctgtccccctccccccaggaagtCTCCTGAGACCTAGGTGTTTTGAAATGCTGTGaactttttattgaattataactaAATGGCACAAGTCGTAAGTGTATCGTTctgtgaattttcacaaagtgagtGCAATGGTGTCTCAGCACCCAGGTCAAGAAAGGATCCTTTTCTTGGTGCAAGGATGCgtcctttcatttcttatttcccTCCCTGCCTGTTTCTTCTCgctccctcttttttctctttgctccaccccccccccatatTTTCACGAGGGGTTTCCTGCATCCCCTCCAGCCGGTGACGCTGGGTGGATGGATGCCAAGGGCGGGCCCACCAGAGCCCAGGGCACCCGGAGCCTGCCATTCGTTTCCCAGGTCCCCGGTGTCCTTGCAGGACCTTGCTCTGCCCTCTCCTGACCTCCGTGGAGAAGCAGGTAAGAGGTGGGGCCTGAGGCTGGTGCCGCTGCAGAGGGTGGGGCGGCTCAGGGCACGCACTGGGCGAggattgctgtgtgtgtgtgtgtgtgtgtgtgtgtgtgtgtcgggggggtgtgtgtgtggggcttGATGTTCTGGCGCTTTCTGAGGCTTCACGGGACTGGGGGACAGAACAGAGCTGGGGGCCCTGCCCGGCTCCCGCTGGCAGCAACCGCAGGGCTCTGGGGTAGAGGACAGAGCGGCCGTGGGTTCTGGGCAGGGACAGGGTGCTGGCTCCGTCTGGGCACTCCCAGGTGAGGAAAGCATCTCTCCTGTCTGCATTCGTACTCAGGAGCCACCTGTCTGGGCGTGTAGGGACCCTGTGATGGTTATCACTGCCCGCTGGGCCGACAGGGGCCAGCCAGCCGAAGCTGGTCCTGCAGGCTCCGGCTGTGAGGCCCTGGAAGTAGGCGCTTCTGTTGGAGAGCCTCTCCAGCCCCGGTGGGAGCGGTTAACCTCTGAGcgacctgctcccctcccccaggcaagGGACACCCCTCCCTGTGCCCCACCTGCATTCCCAgcgcccaccccccgcccccccgcgcaGGTCAGCACCTCGCTGTTGGGAGGAATGAATGGATGTGACCTCTCCCCCCTCATTGCTAACTGGGGTTCAGAACGCGTTTTTCTTGAAAAAGCATCTCATGTGGGCCTTAGACGCAGACCCATCTGTCTGACCAGTGCATATGTGCATCTGTCGGGGTGGGGCTGAGCAGGGGTGACCCAGCCTTCGTGCTTCAGGGAATCTGACCCGGGAGGGCGGCAGGACCACGCACAAGAATACCGTGTACTTGGGGAAGGAGGTAGACTGCGCACCGGGGattggaaagggagaaaggaggcTGAGAGGTGGGGTTGCggcggggagaggaaggggttCTGTTCTAGGATccccaggggcaggggtggggagggcgagGTATGGCCCCCCCTTCCTCACGCTGCCCCAAGGTCTTACTACGACCTGGACAGTTTTAGAAGCTGAGTATCTGAAAAACGGGGGGCCTAACGAAAAGCAGTGGAGGAGGTGCTTAAAGACGACGGGTTTCCACTGACGGTTCAGAATGTGTCACAGAAGGGATGAGGGTGGCATGGGCGGGTGGCCTTTAAGTGAACTGGTCTGGTGAGGGGCCTGCCTGGTGGAGGGACCCTGCAGGGGGGACCTGGGGGGGGCCGCACGCTGCTGTCTCGGGTGTCATCCTTATCGTCCCCTCCGCCCCAGACAAGTGGAGAGGACAGAGATGTGACCCAGTGATGCGTCCGGACAGGCCCGGTCTGCAGTGGGCGCTCAGACGTctcctgagtgaatgaatggatggatggatggctggatggatgaatgaatgtgaCCCGGAGGGGGAGGGCGGGCGGGCGTCAGGTCCAGGGCAGTTCCAACCTAGAAATCCCTGTTGATTTAAAGACACAGGCACGTGCGGGCAGCCACACCCGTACACTGTTTTACGCCAGCTTCCCCAAAAATCCTGCTTTTGCATGTATTTCTAAGAAATGAAGAGACAGGTTGTGTGTAAGTCATATTTTCTCTTCTCACCTtttaatttcttatctttttctttttttcttctactgcAAGCTGTTGCAACACAGGAAGGAGAGAGCAGTATATGGAAGCCGTGGGCCCTTCATTGCTCTCACACGTCATTTGCCCGTGACTCTTCCAACTGGGCGTGTCCCTCGGGCGCATCCTTGGTTCACGGGCACAGCCGTGGGTCAGAGCCCTGCCTGTAGCAGCCCCCCTGCCCGCAGCCCGCAGGGCGCCCAGTGGCCAGGACTAAGGGGCGGTCGggcaccacccccctccccccggccgcGGCGGGCGCTCTGACACCTCCGGTTACAAGTGCAGTTTCTTCTAGCAAAGCCAGTGTCAAGACGGCTGGCTCCCTGACCGGCCAGAGCGCAGGCGTTCCACATGCCCTGTACCCGTCGCTTGTCACTGGGGACCCAGCCCTGCTGCAACACGGTGCCCTTGGCAGAGGCAGGGTCACCTGCAGGGACTCACCTCTTCTTCCGGGAGAGGAAGGGGGCGGAAGGGAGTGGCCCCCGGTGAACCGCGCAGCGGATGTGGCCCTGCCAGCGGCCGAGCACCGCCCTGCCCAGGTGAAGGGacggggtgggcagaggggaccCGGGTGGGCGGGGCGCTCTGCTCTGCGCTCCTGCGAGCCTGGCTGCAGTTTCACTGAGGCTGCAGGTCCACACCGGGGCCAGACGGACGGAGGGGCCGTGACCCCTCTCCTTTGCCCCTCTCACTCGGGAGAGCTGCCGGCACTCCATCGGGATGGCACAGCTCCCTTTACAACCAGTGTGtcatttcctccctcctctctctttgcCTCACATGGAGACacaatttgtgatttttttctttaaattggagTCTGTCCAAAATTATATACTTGTGTGTGTGGATATTAcatgttataaatatatacttatacatttatatatgacatatatagtTTGTATGCTctaaatatataagatatattcttttttttagaggattaaaaaaaattatttatttacttatttatttttggctgcattgggtctttgttgctgcatgcaggctttctctagttgtggcgagcgggagctactcttcgttgcggtgcacaggcttctcactgcggtggcttttttgttgtggagcacgggctctaggcgcgtgggcttcagtagttgtggctcacaggctcagtagttgtagctcacgggctctagagcgcaggctcagtagttgtggctcacgggctcagtagttgtggctcggaggctctagagcacaggctcagtagttgtggcgcacaggcttagttgctccatggcatgtgggatcttcccggaccagggctcaaacccgtgtcccctgtgttggcaggcggattcttaaccactgcgccaccagggaagcccctaaaatatATCCTTACACCTAGAAAATTATACGTCTCTATTTTTCGAAGTTATGTATCTAACAGTGTGTGGTGGTTTTAGCTGGAAAGCACAGGTGAACTGTCAACACTCAACAGGGGGCCTGTTTGAAAGGACGCCATGTGACATTCGGggcatttttttctaataataacgGTGTACACGTAACAGACAACGTATACATTGCTATACAGTCACCACTGTACTCGCCTAGTCTTTAAGAGAAGAGACACTTAGCCTCACACAGGTGCCTGGAGGACGTTTGCAGTAAACAAGCATCCTGACCCCGTAAACCTCCCCCCGCGTGAGCTCCTGGACGTGGTTTCACCATGGACGGGGGCAGAAGTGGGTTCCGCCGCCCTGAGGGTAAGGGAAGGGATCCACCGATCGGTGTGTCCACACGGCCCGGAGGGCAGAGGACAAACGCACTGAAAATAGGAGTGAAGCACTGGGAAATAGGGTCTAGATGCGCCGAGATCTAGTCACCagtgaagagggagggagggagatgctgaCATCACCTGGGGACCTGGCCTGGCCCGCGCATCCCCCGCCGGCCCCGGGGTCCCCCCGCCCGCACATCCCACCACCCGGCCGCGTCCTCCGCGTCCAAAGCGCCACAGACGCGCGGAGACAGCCGTGCTTTCCGCCTCCTTTAATCTGTCCGGTGACACCTGCTCTCCAGGAACCCTTCACTCCCGGGCGCTGGGCCCCGCCGGGTTCCTGGTGACCCTCAGGGCGCAGCCCGGGTGCCCAGGACCACGCGCAGCAGGTCCCCCGCGCGCGCCACCCGCACGTCCCGGAAGCCGTGTCGCTGCAGGAGGCGTCGGTGCTCGTCGGGGCTCCGGGGCTGCCCGGCGCTCAGGGTCCGCAGCCGGGGGCTCCGCgacgccccctcctcctcctccgccgccGCTTCTGCCACCAGGAGGCCACCGCCTGGGGagccagagacacagagacagagagagacggggtgggggaggagtcTCAGGACCCAGGCTGCGGGTGCCCCGGGCTCCCCACTGAAGGGATTCGCTGCAGGAAGACACGGACGGCAGGGGTTCTGAATGTAGGGACACAGCTGCAGCCTCCCTGATGCCATAAGGGAccgcacagggacttccctggcagcagtATCCCGGGCGGACCTGCGTGGCACAGGGCTGGCACCGGCCACGAGGGCACCAGGAgcaggattctttttcttttttctgactttTAATTGGTTCAgtgagattatctttttttttttttttaattatagttgatttgcaatgtgttagttttagggtacagaccagtgattccgttatacatgtatgtatatagagcagagttccctgtgctgtacagtaggtccttgttgggtcTCTGTTTTATGTAGCGTGGTGTTTGTACGTGGAGCTGCACGTTGGTGGGAACAACCTACACGAGAGCCTTGAGAAGTAGAAAGTACGCGTGCGTGTGTACACACTCCTGTATCTGCCCACCTCTCTGTGTATGTATTTTCAGAAGCGCTTGTGACGGAGGAGGAGCCAAGCCAGGAGAAGATAAGCCTTGGGGCAGGAAGCAGAGGGGCAGGAGGTAGCTTACGCGTGCTTCTTCCTTTTGTttgggttacctggggagaccccCAGAAAACGCACAAAGCAGGTGGTGGCACACGCGCCCCAGCTCTGCACGCCGGTGACGGTCACTGGGAGAATTCTGGTGCAAAGTCTCATTTGGGTTCTAGGCATTTCAGTAAACATGAAGTTAACAAAATGGGGGTCGTAGGGCCACACCATTAGGTATAAAATCAGCTGCAAGGATATATGGTACAGCACAGGGGATGGAGCCCACATTTTAtcataactgtaaatggagtgtaagcTTTAAACATGGTGAATTACTAGACTGTAcgcctgtaacttatataacattgtacaGCAGCTCTACTTCAATAAGAAGAATTGGGACCATATGCTGTGCTCACTCTGTTTTCTGtcagtttttatgtttttcaaacTCATGGATACACAGGCTTATTAACTCAACGGGCTCCAAAAGCCCTATATGaaaggaagtctttttttttttttttttggccttgccgtgCAGCtggcaggatcttaattccctgaccagggtttgaacccgcgccctcggcactgaaagcgcagagtcctaaccactggaccgccagggaagtcccaggaggtcACGCTCAATTCTTATCCGTGACCCCAGTGTCCCCAGGGTGCAGGCAACCTTTGCAATCCCAGCTACGGGGGTGGAGGGAAGCCCTGGTTGCCAGTGCCTGCCCATTTCTGAGCTCTAAGTATTTCCTCCATGGCCAATTTCACGCTGACAGCTTGGTATGAGCTGGCTGGCAGGAGTGCTGAACATCTAACAAGCGGTTCTAGCCAGCAGGTCTAAGCTGCAACACACGCATGGACCCCCGCCCCCAAAAACCCTTCGCAGTATAAACGCGACTTCGAACTGACTGTCCCCAGCTTCAGTGACTGTCTCTGAGGTGGGTGAGAATCCAGCTCTCACATCTCCCGGCCCTGCCTCGCCCCCGGGGGCACCCCTGTTGTGTGATTCCTTCCTTCTCAACTGTGTTCCATCCATTATGTGGGGACTCTGGTCTcgggctggggacacagcagggagCGAACAGGAACCGGCCCTCCTGGAGCCACGTTCCTGGGGAGGGTGCCCCGAATATCCGTGTGATGTTCCTGTGACCACATGAAAACCGGCATCTCACAGGCTGCGTGGGTGTCCTGGGGCGGCCAGAACAAAATACTTAAGACCACAGACCTCCATCCTCccccagttctggagaccagacgtctgaggtcaaggtgtcccagggccacgctccctccagaggctccaggggagggtcct
Coding sequences:
- the LOC133082158 gene encoding ADP/ATP translocase 3, with product MTEQAISFAKDFLAGGIAAAISKTAVAPIERVKLLLQVQHASKQIAADKQYKGIVDCIVRIPKEQGVLSFWRGNLANVIRYFPTQALNFAFKDKYKQIFLGGVDKHTQFWKYFAGNLASGGAAGATSLCFVYPLDFARTRLAADVGKSGTEREFKGLGDCLVKITKSDGIRGLYQGFNVSVQGIIIYRAAYFGVYDTAKGMLPDPKNTHIVVSWMIAQTVTAAAGVVSYPFDTVRRRMMMQSGRKGADIMYRGTLDCWRKIFKDEGGRAFFKGAWSNVLRGMGGAFVLVLYDELKKVI